Below is a genomic region from Caulobacter rhizosphaerae.
GGCGATCCGCGCCGTTCGCATGGCGATGATCGTCACCGACGCCCATCAGCCCGACAATCCGATCATCTTCGCCAACGACGCCTTCCTGGACTTGACCGGCTATAGCCGCGACGAGGTCATCGGCCGCAACTGCCGCTTCCTGCAGGGGCCCGGCACCGACCCGGCGATGGTCACGCGCCTGCGCCGCGCCGTCGCCGACGGCGAGGACCTCACGATCGACATCCTCAACTACCGCAAGGACGGCACGACCTTCTGGAACGCCCTGAGCCTGTCGCCCGTGCGCGGCGCGAGCGGCGGTATCGACTACTTCTTCGGCTCGCAGCTGGACATCAGCGACAAGAAGCAGGTCGAGTTCGAGCTGGGCGACGCCCGCAGCCGGCTGGAGGCCGCCGTCGAGGCCCGCACCGCCGACCTGACCCAGGCCCTGCAACAGAAGACCGCCCTGCTCCACGAGGTGGACCACCGGGTCAAGAACAACCTCCAGCTCATCTCGTCCCTGCTGCTGCTGCAGAACCGCCGCGTCACCGACCCGGCGGTCAAGAACAGCCTGCGCGGCATGCTGGAGCGGGTCAGCGCCATCGCCACCGTCCATCGTCGCCTGTTCCAGAGCGACGACGTCGAGCGCTTCGACGTCTCGGCCTTCGTGCGCGACCTGGTCAACGACATGATGGGCGCGGCGCGGCGCGAGGACATCAAGGTCCGCCTGGACCTGGAACGCGTCGACATCGCCGCCTCCAAGGCCGCCCCCCTGGCCCTGGTGATCAGCGAACTGTTCTCCAACGCCCTGCGCCACGCCTTCCCGCCCGAGGCCATGAACGGCCAGGGCGAGATCTTCGTCGGCATCGCACGCCAGAATGGAGATTTCCGGATCGAAATCACCGATGACGGCGTTGGACAGGAGAGTTCCGCATCGTCGGGCGGATTCGGTCTGACCATCGTCCAGCTGCTGTGCCAGCAGCTTAAGGCGCGGACCGAGACCACGCCCGCCGACCCCGGGACGCGCGTCGTGGTGCACTTGCCGGTCAATGGCGTTCATCACTGAAGAAGGTTGATGTGGTGATGACCGAGCGCCCGCTCGACGTTCTGATCGTGGAAGACGAGGTCCTGCTGGCCACAGAGCTGGAGTTCCTGGTCGAGGAGGTCGGGTTCCATTCCGTCGGCCTGGCCATGAGCTCGGACGAGGCCGTGGCCCTGGCCTGCGACCTACATCCGGACCTGGCCCTGGTCGACGTCCACCTCCGCGACGGCCCCACGGGCGTCGAGGTCGCCCGCACCATCCATAACGACTGCGGCGGGGTGGCCCTGTTCATGACCGCCAACGTCAAGCGCCTGCCCGACGACTTCGCCGGCGCCTGCGGGGTGATCGGCAAGCCCTATTCCGAACACGGCGTGAAGACCGCCCTGTCCTATCTGACCGTCTGCCTGCGCGAGGGCCAAGCCCCCGGCCCGCCGCCGATCGGGCTGGAGCTGTCGCCGGCCTATGCCGAGCGCTGGGGCCTCTCGGCCCTGCCCCAAGCCGTCTAGGCATGGGCGTTCCGCTTGTGGCTTCCGTTGTCGGCACGGCGGCCGCCCTGCTGTCGATCACCAGTTTCGCCCCGCAGATCGTCAAGATCTGGCGCGAGAAGGACGCCTCCTCGGTGTCGCTGCGCACCTATGTCGTCACCGTCACCGGCTTTTCCTGCTGGATCGCCTATGGCGTGCTGATCAAGGCCTGGCCGGTGATCGCCTCGAACACCGCCTGCCTGCTGATGTCCGGCGCGGTTCTGGCGCTGAAGTGGCGATTCAGCCGCGAGGGTGACTGAGCCCCCTGCCTGTCATCCCGGGCCGGCGGCGCGGAGATCGCGGATGACAATCGAGGTTGAAGACGTGACAGGGGTCCCCACGTCCGCTATCGAGGCCCGCCTTTCGCCTTACAGGACCGCCGCCTTGACCGACGTCGCCGAGGAAGCGGGCTGGGCCACCGCCAAGACCCTGGCCGAAGCCCTGCCCTACATCCAGATCTACGACCGCGAGACGGTGGTGATCAAATATGGCGGCCACGCCATGGGCCAGGAGCAGGTGGCCAAGCTGTTCGCGGCCGACGCCGTGCTGCTCAAGCTGCTGGGCGTCCATCCCGTCGTGGTGCACGGCGGCGGTCCGCAGATCAGCCGCATGCTCGACAAGGCTGGCGTCAAGTCGACCTTCGTCGATGGCCTGCGCGTCACCGACGAGGCGACGATGGAAGTGGCCGAGATGGTGCTGTCGGGGGCCATCAACAAGGAAATCGCCAACTGGATCACCCTGGCCGGGGCCGAGGCCGACGTGCGCGGCGTGGGCCTGTCGGGCAAGGACGCCCGGATGATCACCGCCGAGAAGGTCACCCGCACCCGCAAGGATCCAGGCAGCAACATCGAGCAGGCCGTCGACCTGGGCTTCGTGGGCGAGCCGACCAAGATCGACCCGCACATCATCCAGGCCTTGCTGACCTCGGAGACCGACTACATCCCGGTGATCGCCCCGATCGGCGTCTCCGAGCAGGGCCAGACCTTCAACATCAACGCCGACACCGTGGCCGGCGCGCTCGCGGGCGCCTTGAAGGCCAAGCGGATGCTGATGCTGACCGACATCGCCGGGGTGCTGGACGGCGAGGGCCAGCTGATCCGCCAGATGACCGTCGCCGAGGCCCGCGGCCTGATCGAGAGCGGCGTGGCCAGCGGCGGCATGATCCCCAAGCTGGAGAACGCCATCCACGCGGTGGAGTCCGGCGTCGAGGCCGTGGTCATCCTGGACGGTCGCCGTCCCCACGCCATGCTCGTCGAACTGTTCAGCGAGCACGGCGCGGGCACGCTGATCTCGAAATGAGCGGGCTCGACCTGACCCCAGATCTCCGGCACGTCGAGACCTGGCTGTTCGATCTCGACAACACCCTCTATCCGGCCGAATGCGAGTTCATGGCCCTGATCGAGGGCAAGATGACCGACTTCATGGAGCGGGCCACCGGCCTGCCTCGCGAAAAGGCCCGGGCCATCCAGAAGCGCTACTACACCGAGCACGGCACCACCCTGGCCGGGCTGATGGCCCATCACGGTATCGAGCCGAAGGAATTCCTCGACGAGGTGCACGACGTCTCGATGGACTGCCTGACGCCCGACCCGGCGCTGCGGGCGGCGATCGAGGCCCTGCCGGGACGCCGGCTGGTGTTCACCAACGGCTCGCTGGGCCACGCCGACCGGGTGCTGAACCACCTGGGCCTGGCGCACCTGATGGAGGACGTCTTCGCCATCGAGACGGCCGACTACCTGCCCAAGCCGGCCATGGCCACGTTCGAGAAGGTGGTCGCCCGCCACGCCCTGGCCCCGCCAGCCACCGCCTTCTTCGAGGACAGCGAGAAGAACCTCGCCCCCGCCGCGCTGCTGGGCATGACCACCGTCCTGGTCGGCGCCCACGCGGCCGCCTCGACCGCCGATTTCGTCCATCACCGCACGCACGACCTCGCCAGGTTCCTGACCTCGGCGCGCCTGAAGGAAGCCTCACGATGACCGCCCTGACCCTCGCCGATCTTCAGACCGAAGTCGAAGCTGCCTGGGAGGCCCGCGACGGCGTCTCCACCGCCACCACCGGCCCGGTGCGCACGGCGGTCGAGGAGACCCTGCTGATGATCGACGCCGGCAAGGTGCGGGTGTCGGAAAAGATCGACGGCGAGTGGACCACCCACCAGTGGCTGAAGAAGGCGGTGCTGCTGTCGTTCCGCCTGAACCCCAACAAGGTCATGCACGCCGGGACCCTGGGCGGGGCGGTGGGCCCGTGGTGGGACAAGGTCCCCAACAAGTTCGACGGCTGGGACGCCCCGCAGTTCGAGGCCGCCGGCTTCCGCGCCGTGCCCGGCTCGATCGTCCGCCGCGGCGCCTATGTCGGCAAGAACGTCATCCTGATGCCGTCGTTCGTGAACATCGGCGCCTATGTGGACGACTCCACCATGGTCGACACCTGGGTGACGGTCGGCTCGTGCGCCCAGATCGGCAAGCGCGTCCACCTGTCGGGCGGCGTCGGCATCGGCGGCGTGCTGGAGCCCCTGCAGGCCAACCCGACCATCATCGAGGACGACTGCTTCATCGGCGCCCGCTCGGAAGTGGTCGAGGGCGTGGTGGTCGGCGAGGGCAGCGTCCTGTCGATGGGGGTGTTCATCTCGGCCTCGACCAAGATCGTCGACCGCGCCACCGGCCAGATCCACATCGGCAAGGTGCCGCCCTACAGCGTCGTGGTGCCCGGCAGCCTGCCCGACAAGAACGGCGGCCCCAGCCTGTCCTGCGCGGTGATCGTCAAGACCGTCGACGCCAAGACGCGATCCAAGACCTCGATCAACGACCTGCTGCGGGACTAGGCGCGAGGTACCCCCTCAGTCGCTCCGCGACAGCTCCCCAGAGGGGGAGCATCTGGCGCGGACAAGCTCCTCCCCCTTTGGGGGAGGTGGCCCGGAGGGCCGGAGGGGGATCGCCGCGCCGAGGAAAACGCCGTGACCGCCACCCTGACCGCCCTGCGCAACGGCGACCTGGCCGGCGCTCGCGAACTGCGGCTCCGCGAGCGGCTGACCGCGTTCCCGTCCGAGATCTTCGCCCTGGCCGAGACGCTGGAGGTGCTGGACCTCAGCGGCGGCGCCCTGACCAGCCTGCCCGACGACCTGGGCCGGCTGACCAAGCTGCGGGTGCTGTTCTGCTCGGGCAACCGGTTCGAGCGGCTGCCGCCGGCCCTGGGCGACTGCCCGGCGCTGAGCCAGGTCGGCTTTCGCGGTTGCGGCCTGCGCGAGATCCCGGCCGAATCCCTGCCGCCCGCCCTGCGCTGGCTGACCCTGACCGACAACGCCATCGACACCCTGCCGGCCGCGCTGGGCGAGCGGCCCTTGCTTCAGAAGCTGATGCTGTCGGGCAATCGGCTGGAGGCCCTGCCGGACAGCCTGGCCGGCCATTCGCGGCTGGAACTGCTGCGCCTGGCGGCCAACCGCTTCGAGGCCCTGCCCGGCTGGCTGGCGGAGGCCCCGAACCTGGCGTGGCTGGCCTGGGCCGGCAATCCGTTCGACCATGGCGCGCCGCCGTCCGGGCGGACCGTCGCCTGGTCGGCCCTGCGGCCGGGCCGTCCGCTGGGCGAGGGCGCCTCGGGCCTGGTCCAGGCGGCCGAGTGGACCGACGGCGCCCAAACCCGTCCCGTCGCCCTGAAGCTTTTCAAGGGGGCGATGACCAGCGACGGCCTGCCCGAGCGCGAGATGGCCGCCTGCCTGGCCGCCGGCGAGCATCCGAACCTGACCGGCGCCCTGGGCCAGTTGGTCGACCATCCCGACGGCGCCCAGGGCCTGCTGATGGCCCTGCTGCCGCCGGACTGGCGGGTGCTGGCCGGACCGCCCAGCCTGGAGAGCTGCTCGCGCGACGTCTACGACCCGGCCCTGCGCCTGGACCTGGACATCGCCCTGCGCATCGCCCGCGACGTGGCGACCGGCGCGGCCCACCTGCACGCCAAGGGCCTGTCGCACGGCGACCTTTACGCCCACAACATCCTGTGGGACGGCGCAATCGGACAGGCCGTGCTCAGCGACCTGGGCGGGGCCTCGTTCCTGCCGAACGGTCCCGGCGACCGGCTGGACCGCCTGGACGTCCTGGCCTTCGGCCGGCTGCTGGCCGAGTTGCTGGCGCGGGTCGACGGAGCGCCGCCCGCCGCCGTCCAGGGCCTGCTGGCCGACTGCCTCGGCGCCGACGCGCCGTCCCGGCCGAGCCTGGCGCACGCCGCCAACGTCCTCGGCTGACGGGGACACGCCCTTGCGGCGTGTCCCCCGATGAAGAGCGCCGCGCCTGGACGTGGGGACACGCCGCGAGGGCGCGTCCCCGCCTAGTAAGGGGTTCCGTCCTTCCGCCGATAGAAGTCCTCCCTCGCCCGCGCGACCATGTCGATGTCGCTGTAGGTGCAGGTGTCCTGGCCCGGCCGGCGCGAGCCCATCTCCAGCAGAACCGCCTCGCGGTCGGAGCGGTTCTCCAGGTGGTGGCCGTTGGCGACGCCGGCCTTGAAGCCCGCGCAGTCGCCGGCCCGCAAGACGGTCTCGCCGGCGTCATCGACCAGCACCACCTCGCCCCCGACCACCCAGACGAACTCGTCCTCGGCCGAATGCCAGTGGCGCTGGCTGCTCCATTGGCCGGGCGGCAGGCGCATCAGGTTGACGCCGAACTGGTCCAGCCCCGCGAGGTCGCCCAGGGCCCAGCGCTGCCGTCCCTGGCACTTGGCGTCGTGAGGCGGCGGATAGTCGGTTCCGACCCGTGTGGGCGCGGCGGGGATGTCGATCTTGGGCATGGCGGCGTTCTCGGGTTTGCGTCGGGCGTCGGGGGAGCCTAAAGCCAGCACGATGACCGACGCCAGCCTCTCCCTCGACCCCGTCGCCCTCGCCCAGGCTCTGATCCGCCGTCCGTCGGTGACCCCGGCCGACGAGGGCGCGATGGACATCCTGCAGCGCCAGCTGGAGACCCTCGGTTTCGCCTGCCGACGCATGAAATTCGGCGAGATCGAGAACCTCTACGCCCGGCGCGGGACGGCGCGGCCCAACCTCTGCTTCGCCGGCCATACCGACGTGGTGCCGGTCGGCGACGGCGAGGCCTGGACGGCCGGCCCGTTCGAGGCCGAGATCCGCGACGGCGTGCTCTACGGCCGCGGCGCGGTCGACATGAAGAGCGCCATCGCCGCCTTCGTCGCCGCCGTCTCCCGCCTGCCGCGGGATCTGCCCGGCTCGCTCAGCTTCCTGATCACCGGCGACGAGGAGGGCGTGGCCGAGGACGGCACCGTCCGCGTCGTCCAGGCCCTGGCGGCCGAGGGCGAGGTCATCGACCACTGCATCGTCGGCGAGCCGACCAGCGCCAACCTGCTGGGCGACATGGTCAAGATCGGCCGGCGCGGCAGCATCAACGCCTGGATCGCGGTGGACGGCAAGCAGGGTCACGTGGCCTATCCGCACCGGGCGGCCAACCCGATCCCGGTGCTGGTCGACATCCTCTCGCGCCTGCAGTCGCGCATGCTGGACGAGGGCTACACCGGTTTCCAGCCGTCGAACCTGGAGGTCACCACGGTCGACGTCGGCAACACCGCCACCAACGTCATCCCGGCCAGCGCCAAGGCCCGGATCAACATCCGCTTCAACCCGGCTCACAAGGGCAGGGACCTGGCCGCCTGGATCGAGCAGGAGTGCCGCGAGGCCGCAGAGGGCTTCTCCGGCCGGGTCGAGGCGCTGTGCAAGATCAGCGGCGAGGCCTTCCTGACCGAGCCGGGCGCGTTCACCGACGTGATCGTCGGCGCCGTCGGCGACGCCACCGGCCGCACGCCGGAGCTGTCCACCACCGGCGGCACCAGCGACGCCCGGTTCATCCGCAGCCTGTGCCCGGTGGTCGAGTTCGGCCTGGTCGGCTCGACCATGCACCAGGTCGACGAGCGGGTTCCGGTCCAGGAGGTCGAGGACCTGGCCAACATCTACCAGGCCCTGATCGGCCGCTATTTCGCGGCCTTCGCCTGATGGGCCGCGCGGCCCTGGCGAGCTGGCCCTTCTGGGCGCTGGCCTCGGCGGTGTTCGCGGCCCTGACCGCCATCCTGGCCAAGGTCGGAATCGACGGCGTCGGCTCCAACCTGGCCACGTTCATCCGCACCGTGGTGATCCTGGGCTTCGCGGGCCTGATCCTCACCGTGGCCGGCGAATGGCGCGCGCCGGGCTCGATCGCGCCGCGCTCGTGGCTGTTCCTGGTGCTGTCGGGCCTGGCCACGGGGGCTTCGTGGCTGTGCTATTTCCGCGCCCTGAAGCTGGGCGAGGCGGCCAAGGTCGCGCCGGTCGACAAGCTGTCGGTGGTGTTCGTGGCGATCATCGCCGCCGTGTTCCTGGGCGAGAAGCTTTCAGCCCTGAACTGGCTGGGCGTGGCCCTGATCGCCGCCGGGGCGGTGCTGGTCGCGGTGCGGGTCTAGCCATGGACGAGCTCTCGATCGCCGACGTCCTGGCCGAGGTGGCCGTGCTGGTGAAGCCGCACTTCGGCAAGGGCCGGCCCGCCGACTACATCCCGCAACTGGCCAGCGTGCCGCCGAGCAAGTTCGGCATGGCCGTGCGGCTGGTCTCGGGCGAGGAGGCGGTGATCGGCGACGCCGACGAGGGCTTCTCGGTCCAGAGCATCACCAAGGTGTTCTCCCTGGGCCTGGCCCTGAACCGCTTCGGCGACGAGGTCTGGACCCGGGTCGGCAAGGAGCCGTCGGGCACGCCGTTCAACCACCTGTCCCAGCTGGAGGCGGAAGAGGGCGTGCCGCGCAACCCGTTCATCAACGCCGGGGCCATGGCCGTCTGCGACCAGCTGATGGACGTGTTCAAGGACCCGCCGGCCCTGGTGCGCGGCTTCGCGGGCTTCCTGGCCGGCGAGAAGGTCGAGATCGACGAGACGGTGGCCGCGTCCGAGCTGGCCAACGCCTGGCAGAACCGCGCCATCGCCAACCTGATGCGCGGCAAGGGCACGATCAACCACGACCCCGAGGCCGTGGTCGCCGCCTATTGCCGCCAGTGCGCCCTGACCATGAGCTGCCGCCAGCTGGCGCGGGCCATGCTGCCCCTGGCGGCCGGCGGCTTCTCGCCGATCGTCGAGGAGACCATCTTCCCCGAGCGCCTGACCCGGCGCCTGAACGCCCTGCTGCTGACGTGCGGCATCTATGACAGCGTCGGCAGCTTCGCCTATCGCGTCGGCCTGCCGGCCAAGAGCGGGGTCGGCGGCGGAATCGTCGCCATCGTGCCGGGCAAGGCGGCCATCGCGGTGTGGTCCCCGGCGCTGGACCGCTTCGGCACCTCGGTGGTCGGCACGGTGGCGCTGGAGCGGTTCACGCAGCTGACCAACTGCTCGGTGCTGTAGGGAGCTAACCGCGCTTGGACCCGAGAGGCCTCCCGGGGCGTTGGTGTCGCTCCTCAGTCCTCACGGGAGCACGGCGACATGAGCATCTTCAGCACCATCATGGGCAAGATCTTCGGCCACAAGGCCAAGACGGCCCCGACCGCGACGGCGACCAAGCCCGCGCCGGCCCCCGCCCCGGCCCCGACGCCCGCCGCCGCCCCGGTCGCGCCGGCCCCGCCGCCCCAGCCCGTCGACGTCACCGCCGTGCTCGACGACCTGGCCGCCAACGCCGGCCAGAAGCTGGACTGGCGCCATTCGATCGTCGACCTGATGAAGCTGGTCGGCCTGGAGAGCAGTCTCGCCGAACGCAAGGAGCTCGCCGACGAGCTGGGCTACACCGGCGACAAGGGCGACAGCGCGGCCATGAACATCTGGCTGCACAAGCAAGTGATCCGGAAGCTGTCGGAGAACGGCGGCAAGGTCCCGGCGGAGTTGGTGGACTAGTCAGCGCGGAAGACCCCTCCGGCCCTCCGGGCCACCTCCCCCAATGGGGAAGGATCTGGGGGCCGCGTTCTCGAGATGCTCCCCCTCTGGGGGAGCTGTCGCGGAGCGACTGAGGGGGTCTTCACTCCCCCTGGTACCCCACGCCCGTCAGGTACAGCCCGTCGGCCGGGGCCACGGGCCCGCAGGCCGTGCGGTCCTTGGCCTCCAGCGCCGCGCGGACTTCGGCGGCGGTCCAGCGCCCGACCCCGACCTCGGCCAGGGTGCCGGTCATCGACCGCACCTGGCGGTGCAGGAACGAACGGGCCTCGAACACCAGGTGGACCTCGTCGCCCACCCGCGACACCCGCGCCACGTCCAGCGTCTTGACCGGCGACTTCGACTGGCAGGCCATGTCGCGGAAGGTTGTGAAGTCGTGCAGGCCTACCAGGGCCTGGGCGGCCGCGTGCATGGCGTCGGCGTCCATGGCCTTCTTCATGTGCCAGACCTTGCCCTGGTCCAGGGCCGGCGGGGCGGGGCGGTTGAGGATGCGGTAGAGGTAGCGCCGCTCATTGGCCGAGAACCGGGCGTGCCAGCCCTCCGGCGCGACGGCGCAGTCCAGCACGCTGACCGCCTCGCGCATCAGGTGGGCGTTCAGGGCGTTCATCACCGTCTGAGCCGGCCAGTCGCGCTCGAGGTCGACCTGCACGACCTGGGCGGTGGCGTGGACGCCGGTGTCGGTGCGGCCCGCCGCCGCGATGCGGATCTGCTGGCCGGTGAAGGCCTTGACCGCCGCCTCGATCGCCCCCTGCACCGACGGCTGCGCGGCCTGGGCCTGGAAGCCGTTATAAGGCCGGCCGTCGTATTCGATCGTCAGGCGGTAGCGGGGCATCAGGCCAGGACCGTCTCGGCCGCCAGCGGGAAGCCGCGCACGAAGACCTCGGCGTCCTGGGCGCCCTTACCCTCGCGCTGGGCCTTGAGTAGGCGGACAGCGCCGTCTCCGCAGGCGATCAGCAGAGCGTCGTCGAGCGTCGTTCCAGGCGTCCCCTCGCCATCCTCGACCCGCGACAGCAGCGCCTTCACGCGGACCGGCCCCTTCTCCGACGGCGCCTCGAACCACGCGCCGGGGAACGGCGACAGACCGCGGATGTGGCGGTCGACCTCGGCGGCGGGACGGGTCCAGTCGATGCGGGCCTCGGCGGCCTTGATCTTCCTGGCGTAGGTGACGCCGTCCTCCGACTGCGGCGTCTCGCGGGCCGCGCCGCGCTCGATGGCCCCCAGGGCGACGGGCAGCATGCGCGCGCCGACGGCGGCCAGCTTGTCGTGCAGGGTCCCGGCGGTCTCCAGCGCGTCGATCCGCACCTGCTCGCCCATCAGCACCGGGCCCTCGTCCAGGCCCTCGCTCATCCGCATGACCTGGACGCCGGTCACCGCGTCGCCGGCCATGATCGCCCGCTGGATCGGCGCGGCGCCGCGCCAGCGTGGCAGCAGGCTGGCATGCAGGTTGAAGCAGCCCAGGCGCGGCGCCTCCAGCACCTCGCGCACCAGGATCTGGCCGAAGGCCACGACCACGGCGGCGTCGAGGTCCAGGGCGCGGAAGGCTTCGATCTCCTCGGCGGTCTTCATCGAGGCCGGCGTGCGCACGGGCAGGCCCAGGCTTTCGGCGAAGGCGTGGACCGGCGAGGGCTTGAGGTCGTGTCCCCGGCCGCGCGGGGCGGGCGGCTGGGAATAGACGCAGGCGACCTCGTGGCCGGCGGCGACCAGCTCGGCCAGGCAGGCGACGGAGAATTCGGGGGTTCCAAGGAAGGCGAGGCGCATGGCGGACGTTTAGACGGCGCAGTCGGTCTTAGGAAGGTGGGGTCTTAGGAAGGTGGGGCGCCACAGAGTCGGAACCTCGACCGTAGAGCGCCGTTCTATGGGCGACCCTTTCCAGGAGGAAACGCCATGCGCTCCATCACCCTGTTCGCCGTCGCCGGCCTGGCCGCCCTGTCGCTGGCCGCCTGCTCCGACGAGCACGCCACCCAGATCAAGGAAGGCGCCAAGGCGGCCGGTTCCGAGATCAAGCAGGCGGCGACCGACATCAAGAACGACCCCGACGTCAAGGAGGCGGGCACGGCCCTGAAGGAAAGCACCGAGGAAGCCGCCGCCGACGCCAAGGTCGCGGCCGGCCAGGCCGTCGACAAGGCCCAGGAGGTCGGCGCCAAGGCCGGCCAGGAAACCAAGGAAGCCGCGGCCGACATCAACGCCGACGCCAAGAAGGCCGGCTCGAACGCCAAGAAGGAAGTGCACGAGGCGACGCGGTAGGACGCGGGCGGGGACATGCCCTTGCGGCGTGTCCCCAACCCTGGTGCGGCGCGAATTCGGAATGCCCGCGCATGTGATGGGGACACGCCGCAAGGGCATGTCCCCGGCTGCCTAAGCCGCCCTACGGGCCTTCTTGACCTTGCTGATCGCCCGGTCGCGCTTCAGGCGCGACAGGTGGTCGATGAACAGCACGCCCTTCAAGTGGTCCATCTCGTGCTGGATGCAGACCGCGAACAGGTCTTGCGCCTCTTCCTCGACCGCCTCGCCCTGGTAGTTCAGGTAGCTGATCTTGACGCGGGCCGGACGCTCGACGGCGTCATAGACCTCGGGCACCGATAGGCACCCTTCCTCGTACGAGAACAGCTCCTCGGACTCCCAGGTGATCTTCGGATTGACGAAGTAGCGGGGGGCCGGTTCCTCGCCCTCGCGGGCCAGATCCATGACGATGACATTGACCAGCTCGCCGACCTGCACGGCCGCCAGGCCGATGCCGGGGGCGTCGTACATGGTCTCCAGCATGTCGTCCATCAGGGCGCGCAACTCGTCGGTGACGGCGGGCACGTCCTTGGAGACCTGCTTGAGGATCGCCAGGTCGGCGGGGTTATCGACGGTGAGGATGCGACGGATGGCCATGATATCGCTCAGGTAAGCGCAGCGCCGTCCGGGGTCAAGGCGACGGAGGGACGCGGCAGGAGGACGCTGGGGGTGCAAGGGCCCCCTCAGTCGCTCCGCGACAGCTCCCCCAAAGGGGGAGCATCTAGCGCGATTAGATCCTCCCCCTCTGGGGGAGGTGGCCCGGAGGGCCGGAGGGGGTCGCGGCGCTAAGGCTTGGCCTGCAGCCTGGCAACCGGCGCTTCGGCCGGCGTTTCCGCCAGCTTGACCAGCGGCCGCACGGCGTTCTCCACCGGCGCCAGCTCGCCGATCTCCTTGCCCTCGTGGTCGACCGACAGGTCCTCGAAGCGGCGGGCCTGGGTCAGGACCTGGCTTTCCAGCGAGCCGACGAACTGGTTGTAGCGGCCGACCGCCGCCTCCAGCGCCTTGCCCACCGAGCCGGCATGGGCCCCCATC
It encodes:
- a CDS encoding glutaminase — encoded protein: MDELSIADVLAEVAVLVKPHFGKGRPADYIPQLASVPPSKFGMAVRLVSGEEAVIGDADEGFSVQSITKVFSLGLALNRFGDEVWTRVGKEPSGTPFNHLSQLEAEEGVPRNPFINAGAMAVCDQLMDVFKDPPALVRGFAGFLAGEKVEIDETVAASELANAWQNRAIANLMRGKGTINHDPEAVVAAYCRQCALTMSCRQLARAMLPLAAGGFSPIVEETIFPERLTRRLNALLLTCGIYDSVGSFAYRVGLPAKSGVGGGIVAIVPGKAAIAVWSPALDRFGTSVVGTVALERFTQLTNCSVL
- a CDS encoding DUF3597 domain-containing protein — encoded protein: MSIFSTIMGKIFGHKAKTAPTATATKPAPAPAPAPTPAAAPVAPAPPPQPVDVTAVLDDLAANAGQKLDWRHSIVDLMKLVGLESSLAERKELADELGYTGDKGDSAAMNIWLHKQVIRKLSENGGKVPAELVD
- the truA gene encoding tRNA pseudouridine(38-40) synthase TruA translates to MPRYRLTIEYDGRPYNGFQAQAAQPSVQGAIEAAVKAFTGQQIRIAAAGRTDTGVHATAQVVQVDLERDWPAQTVMNALNAHLMREAVSVLDCAVAPEGWHARFSANERRYLYRILNRPAPPALDQGKVWHMKKAMDADAMHAAAQALVGLHDFTTFRDMACQSKSPVKTLDVARVSRVGDEVHLVFEARSFLHRQVRSMTGTLAEVGVGRWTAAEVRAALEAKDRTACGPVAPADGLYLTGVGYQGE
- the fmt gene encoding methionyl-tRNA formyltransferase, which gives rise to MRLAFLGTPEFSVACLAELVAAGHEVACVYSQPPAPRGRGHDLKPSPVHAFAESLGLPVRTPASMKTAEEIEAFRALDLDAAVVVAFGQILVREVLEAPRLGCFNLHASLLPRWRGAAPIQRAIMAGDAVTGVQVMRMSEGLDEGPVLMGEQVRIDALETAGTLHDKLAAVGARMLPVALGAIERGAARETPQSEDGVTYARKIKAAEARIDWTRPAAEVDRHIRGLSPFPGAWFEAPSEKGPVRVKALLSRVEDGEGTPGTTLDDALLIACGDGAVRLLKAQREGKGAQDAEVFVRGFPLAAETVLA
- a CDS encoding cell surface protein yields the protein MRSITLFAVAGLAALSLAACSDEHATQIKEGAKAAGSEIKQAATDIKNDPDVKEAGTALKESTEEAAADAKVAAGQAVDKAQEVGAKAGQETKEAAADINADAKKAGSNAKKEVHEATR
- the def gene encoding peptide deformylase, with product MAIRRILTVDNPADLAILKQVSKDVPAVTDELRALMDDMLETMYDAPGIGLAAVQVGELVNVIVMDLAREGEEPAPRYFVNPKITWESEELFSYEEGCLSVPEVYDAVERPARVKISYLNYQGEAVEEEAQDLFAVCIQHEMDHLKGVLFIDHLSRLKRDRAISKVKKARRAA